TCATGAACGCCATGTCTGCTCAGTTTGCCGTTACCCAATTATCGGTTCTCGCTTTAAAGAAGTAAAGTCTCATTTTAAGTCTTTGTAATCAATGCTACAGTGAGGGTAAGGTTCCCCCTAACTTTAAACAAGATGAATATAAATTCAAGGAGTATGGGAAGGAAGCTGAAGCAATAAAAGATAAGTGCTTGTGCTTTAATTTGCAATCCCGGAAAGATCCATAGCTAGTTGGTTTTAAAGTCTTTTGCTAATCTTGTACCATTCCATCGTATTATTTTAGGCATCCCGTGTGCATTGTGCAATATACAGTTCATCAATATGTTCAGTGGCCGTGTCATGCTCTTGTGTAATAACCGTTTTCAAGTGATGGCTCTGAAATATCCCTGTTTCGTAATAGTTGTTGCAGAGCATTTTTACTCTTCTGTTCTTGGGGGGGAAAATTTGAGATGATGTATATTTGAGATTATTACACTGTAACTTCTTCTGCTTCtgcttccttttttttcccttggTGGTGTTGAATTTTCCAGGAGAATTTTCAATGGAGAAACAAACGTTATGTTTCTATTGGGCAAAAAAGATGTTATCCTTTGGGGATGCAGAGCATTAATTCTGCTCAGACTATTCAGCTGAAGTAGTtgatattaattgatgaattgtgATTATTGTTTTGCCTACTTGACTCTTGTTGAGTATCCATTGTTAATTTAGAATAATCCCAATTGTCCTTTTATATATGACTACTGAATACATCACTGGTGATTGCAGGCCCAGCAATTGGAGACAACTAAAATGCTTTATCTTTAAGGAAGAGTTGGTGAAACTCATTCCTGTTTTTTCAGTTCGACGGTCTTAATTTAAGCGTATAGAGCtccatcaataaataaaagtatagtgGAAAATATCCCAAACCGGTTTTGCTATTGTTGTAAGTGCTAAATACCAGTAGTTAATGCTCATGAATGGGAGATTTGACTTTGCAAAATCATCATTCCAGCGGATAACAGTAATTACAGAGTACAAGAACAACCCCCCGTATTAGCAACTATTATATGAGCTTCATCGTTCTGATATTCATTGCTTTCTGAAGAGAGGCTTTTATTGCGTTGCCAGCAGTAATGTCAATTTGCTAAAGACTATGATTGTTATATATTGATATCTGCATTCAatgtaatgaaaatatgaataaattatcaattattccatttttatgtccaaaaaaaaattattccatTTTAATATAAAGTTATTACCATAAATCATGTATTAACTGAGAGTTTCCTTAAGAGCTGCTCCACCGAGTGACCTGGAGCGCACTGAGTCAAATTTATAAATCAGTTATTTAAGAGGAAAACTTGCCATAGTGGTTCATAGCCACATCAGATCAAACATACATGCATATTCTGATACGTAAAGATGGAATCTCAGCAAATTTTTgtataccctttttttttttttcctattcggcatttttatataaagatctaagattttcataaaaaaattaagattgaGGGCCTTAATCTGTTGGTAGTTGCAAGTACCTctaaatcattcaaatcaaacatCAGCAGCACAGCagcattaaattttcatttcgtGATTTCCTATCTTTGGCCCTTCTCCATTATTATTACAAGACTTTTAATGGTAGCGCTATAGTGGAAGCTCTCAACTCTCAAGGCTGGGACAGTGAGGACATCTGACAGCAGTTGTAGGGATGCCATCATTAGTCCTGACTTTGAGAAAGAGAGCAGGTAATACAGTTGACCTATGCTGATTTAAAGTGTCTTTGtccatttttatgttattgaatCACTACTATTGcagtaacaataataaatatattttgaagtaGTGGAAAGATTACATCAAGAACCCCCCACCCCCCATATGTCGCAATTAATCTTGCAGAAGAGATGAAACAATTTTTAGATGACCTTCCATTTGGGGAATACTCCAGTTTCAATTATTGAATACCAAGGTCAAACCAACCACTTGCCTCTGTCGTTTAacgtttttctttttatcctttttttttgtgtgtgtgtgtcggTTTTTCTCGCCGCGTTCAAATGCATAATTCCAAAAACTAAATTGCTTATTCCACTAACGAAACTTGTGCCAAGAACTTGGGATGGGAAAACTTGTATGTGTCCATCAACACTGACCTTGTACTCACATCTAACAAACTGCTGGCGACGCTTAGTAAAACCGATGATAGCTTATACTAAATACTCAATAAATAAGTCAGTCCCAGGATGTTAATGGGCCAGTCTTCCTATCTTGGGATGACAAAGTAAATGTTAAGACAACTTGATATGTCAGGACAACCTGGTCCAAACCCCAGTAAGAGAATTGCAAACAAACGTAGTTCAGGCTTCAGCCCAACTTAGATGGAACGGGAAAGAAAAAGTATTGAAACTAATCTActctttatatataaaaataataataaactctGAACAAAATCCTGACACTTTGAGTGGTCTCCCAACTTGCTCTTTTGTTCAATCATGTGTGTGTgtgtctctctctctctctctctcatctCATCGTTTTCAGTTTGTCTGAGAATCAAGCAAAGCAATCCATGTTTTGGAGTTAGGACAAGCACTAGATGGCTGGTGGTTAAGGAAGCCATTACAAAACTTGAGCCTGAATCTGAATTAGTGAGTGCCAGATCACTttttggaatattttatttcgGATATGAAGTTGGAGGCATGATGGCACCACCGCTCAATTTGTTATGTACCTTGTGAGGAATACGTATTTACAAGCAAGATTATGGTATCCCCACAACTGTTATTTACTCCACTGCTTTTTTCCATTCCTCAAACTTCAGGGTGAAGCAAGTTTGTCTGGTAAGGAGGAGATggagaaattttcaaaaaaataatgaaataccAAAATTGTCATATGTTTCCTAGATTGCTATTGTTGAGGTGTAATTTAAAGCGAAAACTTGAACAGGCTAGTGGATGCTATTTGGTTGGTTTGTTTTATTACCAATGTTCAACTCTGCTCAGCTTTTAAACATCCTTAACTACATCAATTCTCTTGGTCCTTTTTCaactatattttcattttccagCTCTCATCAGATTAGTGCTTGTTATTAATTTCCACCTTTTCATCAAAAAGATCGTTTTTTGATCATTGcatttgggaaaaaaaaaaaagctgaaaAACTTTTCGATAGTCAATGAATGTCAATGAACATAGCCGCCTTAATAGATTGGTGCCACTATGCAAACAATTAACAAACAGACGTCCCTAAACATACTTTCAATGTTTCTTCAACTTTCCAAAGAAGCCAACAAAACTGATAAACCCGGAGCTCGAATATGGCTAAGTGTTCACTAAATCGAGTCCATGGCACGTTGCACTTCTCCTTTCCCTTATACTTACATAATCAGGATTTAGGATACACTGATATTATTCTAATTATGTATCTTGGTTCTCACATGTGCAAGTGGGCGAGGGTGAATTCTGAGGCTTCCGGCATGCGCTAGTCACATTACAAGTGGGGACAAAGTGTGTCCTAAGGCATCTCAAACTTTACCACttttttggaagaaaacaagTAGCAATTGGTTGTTTTGGGTTTTCCTTAAGATCTGGGTCAAAGTGGGACCAAATGTAGCTGTAGTAAACTTTCATACAAACCcaagtatgtatatataggtCGAGCAGGTTTAGGCAACAGTTGCATCTAGTAGACATCGAAGGATGGGGACATTTGTAAAAGGTTACTGGGTCGTCGTCCTTTTCGTGGCAGTGGCGGTTGTTAGGCTGAGAGGCGATGACTTGGTAAATGGTACTGCTGCTCAAGCTCAAGGCAATACCAACTCTTCCTCACCCTCAGTTCTTCTCAAGCATCTCCCAGGTAAAGACAATGTTGAAGCAGGCAATAGAAGTTCCACTGAAGTTGTgctcaacaacaacaaaaatagaggACCTTACAATAGAGGTGTTGGTCGTGGGGGAGGTGGAGGTGGTGGCGGCgggggtggaggaggaggaggaggtggCGGTGGCGGGTATGGATGGGGATGGGGTGGAGGAGGTGGGGGGGGAGGAGGAGGGGGAGGGGGAGGGGGAGGAGGTGGGGGATGGGGATGGGGAGGAGGAGGTGGTGGTTGGTATAAATGGGGATGTGGAGGAAGAAAAGCAGGCAAAGGCAATGGAAGAGGAAGAGATAAAGGCAGCATTGGCAGAAATCAAGCGCATAGGAAGAGAGTTTTCAATAAGGAGGATTATAAGATGGGAGAGTTTGCTCAATGCACGGTTAGAGGCAGGTGCAGAGGCATGAGGTTGGATTGCCCCCTTCATTGTGGTGGACCTTGCGTCTATGACTGCCAAAATATGTGCAAAGCTCACTGCAGACGCCCATGAtctcatcaaattcaaattcttcAATAACCTTTCTCATTTATATATACGTTTGTTTCTAATCAGCATGGAGAAAAGAAgattttttaactaattaatgTTTGTTTGATTCCATCTTGGATTAATCTTTGAGTTGCTTGCAATTTGACGGAACTGAGATTTTCTGTGTGCTTCTTTTCTTGTAACTGGCTTGTGTTTCAGTGGAAAACCTTAGTGGATGAAAATTGCAGAAACCTTATCTTTAAAGCCTCAACCAGTCATTTCCAATTAAGCCTTCATAGAACT
This sequence is a window from Gossypium raimondii isolate GPD5lz chromosome 5, ASM2569854v1, whole genome shotgun sequence. Protein-coding genes within it:
- the LOC105766827 gene encoding glycine-rich RNA-binding protein 1, whose translation is MGTFVKGYWVVVLFVAVAVVRLRGDDLVNGTAAQAQGNTNSSSPSVLLKHLPGKDNVEAGNRSSTEVVLNNNKNRGPYNRGVGRGGGGGGGGGGGGGGGGGGGGYGWGWGGGGGGGGGGGGGGGGGGGWGWGGGGGGWYKWGCGGRKAGKGNGRGRDKGSIGRNQAHRKRVFNKEDYKMGEFAQCTVRGRCRGMRLDCPLHCGGPCVYDCQNMCKAHCRRP